The following DNA comes from Deltaproteobacteria bacterium.
GCGGAGCGCCTTCATCGCCGGTACCGCGAAGCCCCGGCAGTAGTCCGGGCTCTCGTGGCCGTGGAACTGCAGGAGCCCGAGCTTCGCCGTCGCGAGCGCGCGCTCCACGGCCGGCCGCTCGGCGTCCACGAAGACACCGACGGCCAGCACCCGGCGCGGCAGCAACGCGACGATGGGCGCCGCGTCATCCGGGGCGATGTACCGCGGGCTCTTCGGATAGAAATTGAAGCCGAGGAGATCGGCGCCGGACTCGATTGCGGCGACGGCGTCCTCGGGGCGCGTGATGCCGCAGACCTTCACGCAGAGGGGGCGTTCGCGCACTGCGGTCACGCGAGGAGCCCGCGCAGCGCCGCCCCGGGATCCGGGGCGCGCATGAACGCCTCGCCGATCAGGAACGCACGGACGCCGACCGCCTCGAAGCGCCCGACGTCCGCGGCGGTCTTGAGCCCGCTCTCGACGACGACCGTGCGGTCGGCGGGCACGGAGCCGACGAGCTCGAGACCGGTCTCGAGGCGGGTGACGAACGTGTCCAGGTCGCGATTGTTGATGCCGACGACGCTCGCGTCGGCGGCGAGCGCGCGCTCCAACTGCTCGGCGGTGTGAACCTCGACGAGCGCCGTCATGCTCATCTCGCGGCCGAGCGCCACGAGCTCGCGAATGATCTCCGTCCGCAGGATGGCGGCGATCAGGAGGAACGCGTCGGCGCCCGCTGCCCGCGCTTCGTACACCTGATACGGCTCGAACAGGAAATCCTTGCGAAGAAGCGGAACGTCGACGCCCTCGCGAATGGCGGCCAAGTAGTCGAGGCTCCCCTCGAAGAAGCGCTCCTCCGTCAACACGGAGATCGCGGCAGCGCCCGCGGCCGCATAGCCGGTCGCGATCGCCACCGGATCGAAATCGTCGCGGATGCGGCCGAGCGACGGCGACGCGCGCTTCACCTCCGCGACGATGCGTCGTCCCGGTGCGCGGAGCGCGGCTGCGAAGTCGCGGCGCGGGCGCGCGAAGAGCGGCGCCTCGGTGAGCGCCCGCAGAGGCCGGGCGCGCCGACGCGCCTCGAGCTCCCGCGCGGTGTGGTCGACGATGGCCTGGAGCGTGCTCATGCGGGTCGGGCTCCGTCCTCGTACTCGTTGCTCGTCTCGACGAGACGCGCAAGCGCCCGCGCCGCCGCGCCGCCGTCGATCGTCGCCGCCGCGACGGCCATGCCCACGCGCCAGTCCGCGGCGCGACCGGCGAGTACCAGCGTCGCCGCGGCGTTCACCAGGACGAGGTCGCGCGCACCTCCCCCGACTCCGGCGAGCACGTCGCGGAGGATCGCCGCGCTGCCGGCGGCGTCGGCGACGCGCGGCGGCGCGTCGCATCGAGCGAGCCCGAAGTCGGAGGGCGCCAGGTCATAGGTGCGGACGCCGTCGGATCCGACCTCGCTCACCCGCGTCGGCCCGATCGTACTGATCTCGTCGAGCCCCGAGCCGTGCACGACGAGGGCGCGCGTCGTGCCGAGTCGGCGGAGCGCCTCGGCCATCGGCGCGGTCCACCGCGGCTCCGAGACACCGACGAGCTGCACCGTCGCTCCGGCGGGATTGGCGAGCGGACCGACCAAATTGAAGATCGTGCGGAGCCCGATCTCGCGACGCGGACCCGCGGCGTAGCGCATGGCCGCGTGGAAGCGAGGCGCGAAGCAGAAGCCGACGCCCGCCCGTTCGAGACAACGGGCGACGCCGTCCGGCGGCAGGTCGATGCGAACACCGAGCGTCTCGAGCACGTCGGCGCCGCCGACGCGGCCGGACTGGGCGCGATTGCCGTGCTTCGCGACGGCGACGCCCGCGCCCGCCACGACCAACGCGACCGCCGTCGAGACGTTGAAGAGGTCGGCGCCGTCCCCCCCGGT
Coding sequences within:
- a CDS encoding phosphoribosylanthranilate isomerase → MRERPLCVKVCGITRPEDAVAAIESGADLLGFNFYPKSPRYIAPDDAAPIVALLPRRVLAVGVFVDAERPAVERALATAKLGLLQFHGHESPDYCRGFAVPAMKALRVASLTDLETAAAPYPEGWLLVDAADPTRYGGTGRALPIEPVARDLARRLFVAGGLAPDTVTDVVRRLRPLGVDVCSGVERAPGIKDHALLRDFVTHAKTA
- the trpC gene encoding indole-3-glycerol phosphate synthase TrpC, producing the protein MSTLQAIVDHTARELEARRRARPLRALTEAPLFARPRRDFAAALRAPGRRIVAEVKRASPSLGRIRDDFDPVAIATGYAAAGAAAISVLTEERFFEGSLDYLAAIREGVDVPLLRKDFLFEPYQVYEARAAGADAFLLIAAILRTEIIRELVALGREMSMTALVEVHTAEQLERALAADASVVGINNRDLDTFVTRLETGLELVGSVPADRTVVVESGLKTAADVGRFEAVGVRAFLIGEAFMRAPDPGAALRGLLA
- the trpD gene encoding anthranilate phosphoribosyltransferase, giving the protein MREAIAAAIAGRDLGEQAMQEVVDVMMSGAATPAQIGSLLTALRMKGESVDELVGTARAMRAHMLRVPWGGLAVDTCGTGGDGADLFNVSTAVALVVAGAGVAVAKHGNRAQSGRVGGADVLETLGVRIDLPPDGVARCLERAGVGFCFAPRFHAAMRYAAGPRREIGLRTIFNLVGPLANPAGATVQLVGVSEPRWTAPMAEALRRLGTTRALVVHGSGLDEISTIGPTRVSEVGSDGVRTYDLAPSDFGLARCDAPPRVADAAGSAAILRDVLAGVGGGARDLVLVNAAATLVLAGRAADWRVGMAVAAATIDGGAAARALARLVETSNEYEDGARPA